Genomic DNA from Prunus persica cultivar Lovell chromosome G1, Prunus_persica_NCBIv2, whole genome shotgun sequence:
TAATTTAAGGGTAATTATTATTCATAtgagattaattttatttatacttatgagattgataaataaaaaattactaggtattaataaaataaaaattctaaaattgttggtattttttttccagaatttatttccaattatttataattaaaaaaagagatttCTTCGCTAGTGCCAGGTTGGCGTCAACGCCCTCAGGCAATAGTTCCTACTATTTTCGCCTTCGAGCATGTCCAATtttggtggagcccacctcttGCTCTGGCTGCAATTCATTGGTGGTGTGCATTTGTCAAGCCCACGGGGCCTTTTGCGAGAGTATTCACACTGTTCAAACTGTTCTTAGTATGAGttaaaaaatgatgaatttataACACTTTTTGAGTGTATGCAAAGAATTAAATGTGAATACTAAAAGGTTGATAGGGGAGATATTGTGGAAAAGTCCAATTTGACAATACATACAATCAAAGTTTGATTAATGTTTAGCTTGAGTTGGTGATtacttggaaaagaaaattgattatCATAGTCATGATCTCCAATGTTAGAGATCACTTTAGGTCAttgttgacaaattctccaaacTAGAGCATCCTACTCATAGTCATATTGACCCTAAAAACATCATATATGATAAGATCATTTTGGCGTGCCTCCCAATCTTTTTAGTGATCAAACAAAATGTATGTGGACAAAAGAGTAATGAattcataatattttttaacgtgcttataaaattaattataattacgAAATAGAAGACTAATATCAATACCAGATATTGTAGAAAAATCTCTATTATCAAGACTAGAGAATTCGACTCTTGCCTTATCCTTTCCTAAATCTTAGTCCTCCTTtgtaataaaaacaaaaataaaataaagaaagttcACTATCAAGATCAACCAACTCAAGTATAGGGACTCAAAAACAAAGAGCCAAGCAAAGCTTGTGCCATTGGGCCATGGGTCCATTGGTCATTGGCTCATTGGGCCACCTAGCCATCTATCCAAACTCATTTCCAAAACCGAAGGAGAGGCAACCAATAAGTTATAACGGGTGATCCAAAACCCcacaccctctctctctctctctctctctctccaaacaACACCACCAACACTCTCTCTTCGCAGTCTCACTCTTCAACTACCGCCATGGCCTCCGTCGCTTTCAGCGGCGCCGCCGCTGCCGCCACTGCCGCCACCACGTCTCGGCGTCTTCCCGCCTCGGCTAaactatctctctctccctcctcctcctcctctctcaAACTCCTCGGCTCCACTCCGATCGTTTCCCGCCTCTTCCTCAAACCCAAACGCTGCTCGGCGGCTCCGCTGCCTAGCCGAGCGTTCAGCTCAGCCGCCGCCGCTCCCAAGTGCCTCGCTTCCGACCCGGAGCAGCTGAAGCTCGCCAGAGAAGACATCAGGGAGCTTCTCAAGACCACTTTCAGCCACCCAATTCTGGTATCTCCCTAACCCATTTTGTACAATTTCGTCTGCCTCCGATCTCGTCGAGAAAAGTTGGAGTTAAAGTGAcgagcttttttttttcgacaGGTGCGGTTGGGATGGCACGATGCTGGTACTTACAACAAGAATATTGAGGAGTGGCCAAGAAGAGGTGGAGCGAATGGGAGCTTGAGGTTTGAGATTGAGCTTAAACACGCAGCCAATGCAGGTACTAACCAAACCCAATTGCTAATAATTGTTCAATTAAGCTTGTAATCTTTGTTTGCTCTCAGTTCAATGAGCTTCCATTTTACTATTTTAGGTCTTGTCAATGCATTGAAGCTCATTCAGCCTTTAAAAGACAAGTACTCTGATGTAACATACGCAGACTTGTTCCAATTGGCCAGTGCTACTGCTGTTGAGGTTAATATAATCTCTTCTTTAACATTCATATAAGTCGAAgtttgtgaatttatataagTTCATTTCACTGACCAAAGCCCTGTGGATTTTCAGGAGGCTGGGGGACCAAAGATTCCTATGAAGTATGGGAGAGTTGATGTTTCGGCACCTGAGCAGTGCCCAGAAGAAGGGAGGCTTCCTTGTAAGTAAAGCGTGTATATTTTGATATGTGTATAATAGATAAACATGGAATTTGGAATTATTTTGGTGAACTCTGTTCTGTATACCCTTTTGCTTCAAGTTTCTCAATTCATGTTGAAACATTTATCTGGGTTTGTTTAGCTGCTGGCCCTCCTTCACCTGCTGATCATCTGCGTGAGGTTTTCTACAGAATGGGGTTAAATGACAAGGTGAATTTGAGTGCTGTATACTAGGTTTCTCAACGCCATGATCTGCATGTGATGTTTACTTATGAAGCTGTTTGATGTGTAGGAAATAGTAGCATTATCAGGGGCACACACTCTGGGGAGGTCCAGACCTGATCGCAGTGGTTGGGGCAAGCCAGAGACAAAGTACACGGTATTAAATCAGCATCTCATACTCACTGAAGCcactccaaaagaaaaaatgcttCTCTGTTTAAGTGGCTTTAGTAAGATATTTTCCTTTCCATTTCCTATTTGAGGTTTTGAGATTTACTACCCGATTATGAGCATATGGAGTTGATTAAGGTTTTTGGATAATGTGAATTATTTTATCTGTTAGCATTGCAGTTACTTAGTCATGGCAGCTATGATAACTACAGCACTGATAGGAAGAGTCATTTTAACACAATAGCTAGAAAGTTAACTAGCATCATTTACATGGCAGAAAGACGGGCCAGGGGCACCAGGAGGACAGTCTTGGACAGCACAATGGTTGAAGTTTGATAATTCCTACTTCACGGTATTTGAATACTATCCTGATTTGTGTGTGAATGCTCATACTCCAATAGGAGGCTGGAGGGATTTGGTACTAGGTTTTCCTTTTGCTTATTGTGGATGTCCTCTACAGGATATCAAGGAAAAGAAGGATGAAGATCTTCTGGTGTTGCCAACTGATGGTGTTCTTTTCGAAGATCCAGCATTCAaggtaaaacaaaataaaatggattGTCAAGTTGttttaaatgcattctttgtTGCCTggaaattttcataattatttgCAGGTATATGCTGAGAAATATGCTGAAGACCAAGAAGCGTTCTTCAAGGATTATGCTGAAGCTCATGCTAAACTCAGCAACCTGGGAGCCAAATTTGATCCTCCAGAGGTTTGCCAGCCTTCAATGCTTGCCTATGTTATTTTTGCTATGGATTTAACAATGCCACATGAATGATGCATGTTAACACTTACTCTATGAAAAATTTATCCCCAATTCAGTTTgtgtaaaagagaaaaaatctGGCATGGTTATTTGCAACTGATTTAAGGAACTAGAATCTGGCACTCTGGAGTTGGCCTATCTGGCTCTTGCCATTCACCAAGAAATACGTTTACCGACAGACACAGAACACTTGTTCCTTTACTATTATTTTGCTTATTAACCTTAGACTGTTCATTAAATTTGATGCTCAGGGTATTGTGATCGATGATGGTCCTTCACAGCCAGTACCAGAAAAGTTTGTGGCAGCCAAATACTCGTCTGGCAAGGTTGTAAACATGGAAAACTCATACTTCAATAATCAGTATTCTTTTTGTCAATAATTTTAACAAATCCCTTGCATGTGTAAGGATAGAGGACAACTCTGGGGGGAAATGTCCtcatacaaaattttcatgcTCTTTACTTTTTATGGTTTTCTGCAGGATTAAAAAGCAAGTATCATGTTTTCTAGTGCCGTCTCTTTTAATAATACAAGATGAAGCTATTTTCAATACTCACATATAATAGTTGGAAGTCTTAAATGAAGGAGAAAGGAATAAATTCAATAGTATTACCTATCTGAATTGCAGAGAGAGCTGTCAGAGAATATGAAGCAGAAGATTCGGGCAGAGTATCAAGCTGTTGGTGGAAGCCCAGATAAACCTCTACAGTCTAATTATTTTCTGAACATTATAATCGTGATTGGGGTTTTGGCACTTTTGACATCGTTGGTTGGAAACtaaattttgggtttctttttcttttttatcaatGAGAGTTGCATTGGTTGCCTATATGTAGGGTTTATCTAACAATATCaaacaatatatatgtaaGGTTCTTCATGTCTATACTTCAATTTTGGTCACATCAGAGCTAGTTCAGCTTTTGAGAGTATAAAAAGATTATGTGTTCTTCCCTTTTGACTGAAAAATGGTTATTGAAATTCCTGCATTACTGAAAGAACCCAAATGAAACAAGTGTGACCGGGCAGCTGAACTTCCATGGTAATACAACTGAAAAATGTTGTATTTCTGACTGATAAATTGAATTCTGATGATCAGCTCAGGAGATGATTCTTTTGTTCCATTGGTTTTCACCTACGCTGCTACAAACCTGTCATTATTCTCGATTCAGCACCAAGAAAAATGTTTTTGCATTTCTTAATCCATTTGTGGCTATGTTATTTTACCAGGCATTTTTGTAACACTAACATGTAAACAGAGGGAATACTCCAAGTCATCAATTGgttttttctgctttttcttctctctcttttgtttttttttttggatcaaCAGATTATGTATTAATTAATGGATCTGGGCCGCGGTCCAGTTAAAACTGGGCATGTTTCTATCTGTTCTTGCGTAAGCTTGAATAATCTCACTTGTCTTTCTCTAGTTTTTACCTTGAAtctcactctttttttttttttttcctatccACTATTCAAGCTTCACCATGTAGATTTAATAGAAGTTTGGAGGTTTTAGCTTTCAGGGTTTTAAAAGGGGCAGTGGGATGagaaaatattctatttttcgTCTCACGCAAACCttcaaccaaccaaccaaccaaactATTTTTGGTTGAAACCTACAAGAAAATTTTCTATTCAAGTGAGGTTGGAGTTAGATTTCCAGGGTttaaatgatgatgatgacataAATATATTGCAAGTGCTTGCAAGAAAATGCATTAAATATATTGTAGGAGATAAGTGAAAATGTTCTCT
This window encodes:
- the LOC18788761 gene encoding probable L-ascorbate peroxidase 6, chloroplastic isoform X1, coding for MASVAFSGAAAAATAATTSRRLPASAKLSLSPSSSSSLKLLGSTPIVSRLFLKPKRCSAAPLPSRAFSSAAAAPKCLASDPEQLKLAREDIRELLKTTFSHPILVRLGWHDAGTYNKNIEEWPRRGGANGSLRFEIELKHAANAGLVNALKLIQPLKDKYSDVTYADLFQLASATAVEEAGGPKIPMKYGRVDVSAPEQCPEEGRLPSAGPPSPADHLREVFYRMGLNDKEIVALSGAHTLGRSRPDRSGWGKPETKYTKDGPGAPGGQSWTAQWLKFDNSYFTDIKEKKDEDLLVLPTDGVLFEDPAFKVYAEKYAEDQEAFFKDYAEAHAKLSNLGAKFDPPEGIVIDDGPSQPVPEKFVAAKYSSGKRELSENMKQKIRAEYQAVGGSPDKPLQSNYFLNIIIVIGVLALLTSLVGN
- the LOC18788761 gene encoding probable L-ascorbate peroxidase 6, chloroplastic isoform X2, producing the protein MASVAFSGAAAAATAATTSRRLPASAKLSLSPSSSSSLKLLGSTPIVSRLFLKPKRCSAAPLPSRAFSSAAAAPKCLASDPEQLKLAREDIRELLKTTFSHPILVRLGWHDAGTYNKNIEEWPRRGGANGSLRFEIELKHAANAGLVNALKLIQPLKDKYSDVTYADLFQLASATAVEEAGGPKIPMKYGRVDVSAPEQCPEEGRLPSAGPPSPADHLREVFYRMGLNDKEIVALSGAHTLGRSRPDRSGWGKPETKYTKDGPGAPGGQSWTAQWLKFDNSYFTDIKEKKDEDLLVLPTDGVLFEDPAFKVYAEKYAEDQEAFFKDYAEAHAKLSNLGAKFDPPEGIVIDDGPSQPVPEKFVAAKYSSGKD